The Neisseria sicca genome includes a window with the following:
- the rpoZ gene encoding DNA-directed RNA polymerase subunit omega, protein MARITTEDCTGKIPNHFDLTLVAARRARQLENGNAPMVDDIRNNKPTVTALREIAAGQIGTELLTRNK, encoded by the coding sequence ATGGCCCGTATCACCACTGAAGACTGCACTGGCAAAATCCCCAATCATTTCGACCTGACCCTCGTCGCCGCCCGCCGCGCGCGCCAGCTTGAAAACGGCAACGCCCCTATGGTTGACGACATCCGCAACAACAAACCGACCGTTACCGCCCTGCGCGAAATCGCCGCCGGTCAAATCGGTACCGAACTGCTGACCCGCAACAAATAA
- a CDS encoding adenine phosphoribosyltransferase, with protein MLVHPEAMGVAALADKIRKIENWPQKGILFHDITPVLQSAEYFRLLVDLLVYRYMGQKIDVVAGLDARGFIIGAALAYQLNVGFVPIRKKGKLPFDTISQSYALEYGEATVEIHKDAVKPGARVLLVDDLVATGGTMLAGVELIRKLGGEVVEAAAILEFTDLIGGNKIRENGVPLFTLLQNEGCM; from the coding sequence ATGTTGGTTCATCCTGAGGCGATGGGCGTCGCCGCATTGGCGGACAAAATCCGCAAAATCGAAAACTGGCCGCAAAAAGGCATTTTATTTCACGACATTACACCGGTACTTCAAAGCGCGGAATATTTCCGCCTTTTGGTGGATTTGCTGGTCTATCGCTATATGGGTCAGAAAATCGATGTCGTGGCAGGCTTGGACGCACGCGGCTTCATCATCGGCGCGGCGCTGGCGTATCAGTTGAACGTCGGCTTCGTCCCCATCCGTAAAAAGGGCAAGCTGCCTTTTGATACGATTTCGCAAAGCTACGCGCTGGAATACGGCGAAGCGACGGTCGAAATCCACAAAGACGCGGTCAAACCCGGCGCGCGCGTGCTGCTGGTCGATGACCTGGTCGCAACCGGCGGCACTATGCTCGCAGGCGTGGAATTAATCCGCAAACTCGGCGGCGAAGTCGTTGAAGCGGCGGCGATTTTGGAATTTACGGACTTGATCGGCGGCAACAAAATCCGTGAAAACGGCGTTCCCCTGTTTACCCTGCTGCAAAACGAAGGCTGCATGTAA
- the gmk gene encoding guanylate kinase, with protein sequence MKPHKKGNIFIISAASGTGKTTLVSRLLKNNADLRVSVSHTTRQPREGEQHGVHYHFVPKEEFESLIKQKAFLEHANVFGNYYGTSIAGVNSLSEEGYDVILEIDVQGAAQVRKSLPEASSIFILPPSFEVLAERLIGRGTDSEEVIQTRLSKARHEIEQSVLFDYIVVNDDLDRAEADLLHIIKAGRLKKSSQQGFISNLLENS encoded by the coding sequence ATGAAACCCCATAAAAAAGGCAATATTTTCATCATCTCCGCCGCTTCCGGCACGGGCAAGACCACGCTGGTTTCCCGTCTTTTGAAAAACAACGCCGATTTGCGCGTCTCCGTATCGCACACCACCCGCCAGCCGCGCGAAGGCGAACAGCATGGCGTGCATTATCATTTTGTTCCCAAAGAGGAATTTGAGTCTTTAATCAAACAAAAAGCCTTCCTCGAACACGCAAACGTTTTCGGTAATTATTACGGAACCAGCATCGCGGGGGTCAATTCCCTTAGCGAAGAGGGTTACGATGTGATTTTGGAAATCGACGTGCAAGGCGCGGCGCAGGTGCGCAAGTCCCTGCCTGAAGCCAGCAGCATCTTCATTCTGCCGCCTTCGTTCGAAGTCCTTGCCGAACGCCTTATCGGGCGCGGCACCGACAGCGAGGAAGTCATCCAAACCCGCCTCTCCAAAGCGCGTCACGAAATCGAACAATCCGTCCTGTTTGACTATATCGTCGTCAACGATGATTTGGACAGGGCAGAAGCCGATTTGCTCCACATCATCAAAGCAGGTCGTCTGAAAAAATCTTCCCAGCAAGGATTTATCTCAAACCTGTTGGAAAATTCCTGA